From the Nodularia sp. NIES-3585 genome, one window contains:
- a CDS encoding ABC exporter membrane fusion protein produces MAANKERQLLTKPLSRWRIVLAASITLATGLGSFYSFSQNRLSPQVQTPAKNLPKATATPTPVKLAVTALGRLQPQGEVTKLSAPNSVNGVRVEKSLVKEGEEVKAGQVLAYLENYARATAALQQSLDQLEVAKAKLVQVQSGAKPGDIAAQKAAIARLESQLKGDVAAQQATINRIQAEVDNAQSENNRYQQLYKDGAVSASVADSKALQLKTVQQQLTEAKASLNRTQNTLQDQLKEGKARLNSISEVRTVDVELAQTEVNSAVTAIKQAQADQELTYLKSPINGQILKLHAKTGEVISNNGFADIGKISQMYVVAEVYQTDIQKVNLGQKATITSNAFPGKIQGTVSEIGWQIDRQSIFSLNPAADTDRRIVEVKISINDPADSQRVARLTNLQVDVAIEL; encoded by the coding sequence ATGGCAGCAAACAAAGAACGCCAGTTACTCACAAAACCACTAAGTCGGTGGCGGATAGTTTTGGCAGCTTCTATAACTTTAGCGACTGGATTAGGATCATTTTACAGCTTTTCACAAAATCGATTGAGTCCTCAAGTTCAAACGCCCGCTAAAAATTTGCCCAAGGCTACCGCTACTCCTACCCCGGTTAAATTGGCGGTGACAGCTTTAGGACGTTTGCAACCTCAGGGTGAAGTAACTAAATTATCTGCTCCCAATTCAGTCAATGGTGTGCGAGTAGAAAAAAGCTTAGTCAAAGAAGGAGAAGAAGTTAAAGCTGGACAAGTATTAGCATATCTAGAAAATTATGCTCGTGCCACAGCCGCCCTGCAACAATCTTTAGATCAACTCGAAGTTGCTAAAGCTAAACTAGTACAAGTCCAATCTGGGGCTAAACCCGGAGATATTGCCGCCCAAAAGGCCGCGATCGCACGTTTAGAGTCACAATTAAAAGGAGACGTTGCTGCTCAACAGGCGACAATCAACCGTATCCAGGCTGAAGTAGATAACGCCCAAAGCGAAAACAATCGATATCAGCAGTTATACAAAGACGGTGCTGTTTCCGCCTCAGTAGCAGATAGCAAAGCCTTGCAACTCAAAACTGTACAACAGCAGCTTACAGAAGCCAAAGCCAGCCTCAACCGAACTCAGAACACACTCCAAGACCAACTCAAAGAAGGTAAAGCCAGACTCAACAGTATTAGCGAAGTACGTACTGTTGACGTGGAATTAGCACAAACTGAAGTTAATAGTGCTGTAACCGCCATCAAACAAGCACAAGCAGACCAAGAACTAACGTACCTCAAATCTCCCATAAATGGTCAAATTTTAAAACTCCACGCCAAAACAGGAGAAGTCATTAGCAACAATGGATTTGCGGATATAGGTAAAATATCTCAAATGTATGTAGTCGCAGAAGTTTATCAAACTGATATTCAAAAAGTAAATTTAGGTCAAAAAGCTACCATTACTAGTAATGCCTTTCCAGGTAAAATACAGGGAACCGTCAGCGAAATTGGTTGGCAAATTGACAGACAAAGCATCTTCAGTCTTAACCCCGCAGCAGATACAGACCGCAGAATAGTGGAAGTAAAAATCAGCATCAATGACCCCGCAGATAGTCAACGGGTAGCGCGTTTAACAAACTTACAAGTAGATGTCGCCATTGAACTCTAA
- a CDS encoding NAD(P)-dependent oxidoreductase — MNLQNKTLLITGVDDFVGLRAAELAIAQGMKVRGLQSSADVNKTAQNLGIEIIVGSITDATIAQKACQGVDIVLHTAQMAQEAGAIKEFRAVNVEGTVNIAKAAKNAGVKTFVHLSSVMVYGFNYADGITETGNLSSENNPYCQTKIEAETELLPLNSPPDFGVIIIRAGDVYGPGSTSWVVRPISMMRQKLFAYANDGKGVMNHVYVDNLIDAVFLAIQKESYGETFNITDGQETSWKEYFLRLAAMEGLAAPMSLPKDEMKLFLKLRAQGQKLFRKKADILPESVDFMSRPYAYSIAKAQNLLDYKPKIDLEDGLKITQEWLKKTDI; from the coding sequence ATGAACCTGCAAAACAAAACTCTCTTGATAACCGGTGTTGATGATTTCGTCGGTTTGCGTGCAGCCGAATTAGCAATAGCGCAAGGAATGAAAGTTCGGGGATTACAAAGTTCTGCCGATGTCAATAAAACAGCGCAAAATTTGGGTATTGAAATAATTGTTGGCAGCATTACCGATGCTACTATTGCCCAAAAAGCTTGTCAAGGAGTAGATATTGTTTTACATACTGCTCAAATGGCTCAAGAAGCTGGCGCAATTAAAGAATTTCGCGCAGTAAATGTTGAGGGTACAGTTAATATAGCTAAAGCTGCTAAAAATGCAGGTGTCAAAACTTTTGTCCATCTTTCTAGTGTGATGGTTTACGGCTTTAATTATGCCGATGGTATTACAGAAACTGGAAATCTCTCCAGTGAGAATAATCCCTACTGTCAGACAAAGATAGAAGCCGAAACTGAACTTTTACCCCTCAACTCTCCCCCTGATTTTGGTGTGATTATTATTCGGGCTGGAGATGTTTACGGCCCAGGGAGTACTTCTTGGGTAGTCCGACCAATTTCAATGATGCGCCAAAAATTATTTGCTTATGCAAATGATGGTAAAGGAGTCATGAATCATGTATATGTAGATAACTTGATTGATGCCGTTTTTCTAGCAATTCAAAAAGAAAGCTACGGTGAAACTTTTAACATCACCGATGGTCAAGAAACCTCCTGGAAAGAATATTTTCTACGTTTAGCAGCAATGGAAGGTTTAGCTGCACCAATGTCTTTACCCAAAGATGAAATGAAGTTATTTCTCAAGCTGCGCGCCCAAGGACAAAAACTTTTTCGGAAAAAAGCTGATATCTTACCAGAGTCTGTAGATTTTATGAGTCGTCCTTATGCTTATTCCATTGCTAAGGCACAAAACTTGTTAGATTATAAACCAAAAATTGACTTAGAAGATGGTTTAAAAATCACACAAGAATGGCTCAAAAAAACTGATATCTAA
- the devC gene encoding ABC transporter permease DevC translates to MNFKIPLAWLQLAQQKVRFLVAVAGIAFIVLLTFIQLGFQDALYSSATALHQNLRGDLFLVSSQYKSLTATQSFSRSRLYQTLGFDGVESVSPIYLQFAKLKNPATGEKYSIYVIGFDPGKSVFNIPEVAENLDKLKIPDIVLFDRISRPEFGPIASNFDAGNTEQTIELFPFDAPIGYRIRVGGLFSLGPSFGVDGNLIVSDSTFLRINPNTRPADMIDIGVITLNAGADPDKVLQQLATNLPNDIQIFSRQGFIDFEKQYWSVRTPIGFILNLMLTMASVVGVVIVYQILYSNIANQLVAYATLKAIGYANGYLLNVVFQQAFILALLGYIPGFIFSIGLYSFAMEVTKLPIMMTANNAIIVLVSAVLMCITSGSLAINKLRSADPADIF, encoded by the coding sequence ATGAATTTTAAAATTCCTTTAGCATGGCTACAGCTAGCCCAACAAAAAGTTAGGTTTCTAGTGGCTGTAGCTGGAATTGCATTTATTGTACTGCTGACCTTCATCCAACTAGGCTTTCAAGATGCACTTTATTCTAGTGCGACTGCACTGCATCAAAATCTCCGAGGTGATTTATTTTTAGTTAGTTCACAATATAAATCCTTAACCGCAACTCAAAGTTTTTCCCGGAGTCGTTTATACCAAACCTTGGGTTTTGATGGTGTAGAGTCAGTTAGTCCCATATATTTGCAATTCGCAAAATTAAAAAATCCAGCGACTGGAGAGAAATATTCAATATATGTGATTGGATTTGACCCCGGAAAATCTGTATTCAATATACCCGAAGTTGCAGAAAATTTAGACAAACTCAAAATTCCTGATATTGTTCTTTTTGATCGAATTTCGCGCCCAGAGTTTGGCCCTATCGCCAGCAATTTTGATGCTGGAAACACTGAGCAGACAATTGAACTATTTCCCTTTGATGCTCCCATTGGTTACCGAATCAGAGTCGGAGGATTATTCAGCTTAGGGCCTTCCTTTGGTGTAGATGGTAATTTAATTGTCAGCGATTCCACCTTTCTGAGGATAAATCCTAATACTCGTCCAGCAGACATGATCGATATTGGTGTCATCACCCTAAATGCTGGTGCAGATCCAGATAAAGTTTTGCAACAACTGGCCACAAATTTACCGAATGATATCCAAATTTTTAGTCGTCAAGGCTTTATCGATTTTGAGAAACAGTATTGGTCTGTGAGAACACCCATCGGGTTTATACTTAATCTCATGCTGACTATGGCTTCCGTGGTAGGTGTGGTCATTGTCTATCAAATTCTTTACAGCAACATTGCTAATCAATTAGTTGCCTATGCCACTTTAAAAGCTATTGGATATGCCAATGGATATCTACTAAATGTGGTTTTTCAACAAGCATTCATCCTGGCTTTGTTAGGTTATATCCCAGGCTTTATCTTTTCCATAGGCTTATATAGTTTTGCTATGGAAGTGACTAAATTACCAATTATGATGACTGCAAATAATGCCATAATTGTTTTAGTCTCAGCAGTTTTAATGTGCATCACTTCAGGATCACTTGCTATCAATAAACTCCGCTCCGCAGACCCGGCTGATATTTTCTAG
- a CDS encoding ParB N-terminal domain-containing protein yields the protein MPIVSIDQIRIGLNRRPVKGEKVNELKESIRANGLLNPITVDQNLNLIAGLHRLTACKLLGLEAVECHIVNYENSDQSRLAEIDENLIRNELEPLERSELWFERDEILARMGLRAKVGDNQYTAKGGATVSPPLKRTVELAREVGYSERTFQHGKQIAKSIHSEVKQIIKGSPIADSPTALLKVARAGSKERILAQESHKAWELAEARGDAAESAKLAQLMLEASAKQKDLQILAYKSAMAQREAKLAQKKGQRQPEVAASHEPSVKVGEEWMLGRHLVYCDRTASSEFRNLLPSNAALAIATLSQTWEHNYLIDEARVVAVLRSEGHIYNFYRHSQMPFQYELVLGNLYVGIFAHQSISQPQTPINIDGVEGIVNYLINLYTNQNNFVIAPFMGNGEILIACERMGRICFVGDENPQLVNRGIMRWQKWTGKLPQKIGLASSIAGE from the coding sequence ATGCCTATAGTGTCTATAGATCAAATTCGGATTGGTCTGAATCGCCGTCCGGTTAAGGGCGAAAAGGTGAATGAGTTGAAGGAGTCGATTCGGGCTAATGGTTTGTTAAATCCGATTACGGTGGATCAAAATCTGAATTTGATTGCGGGGTTACATCGTTTGACGGCTTGTAAGCTTTTGGGGCTAGAGGCGGTTGAGTGTCATATTGTTAACTATGAAAATTCTGATCAATCCCGGTTGGCGGAAATTGATGAAAATTTGATTCGTAATGAGTTGGAACCCCTGGAGCGTTCGGAATTGTGGTTTGAGCGGGATGAGATTTTGGCGCGGATGGGATTAAGGGCAAAGGTTGGCGATAATCAATATACAGCCAAAGGTGGTGCAACGGTTTCACCACCTTTAAAACGGACTGTGGAGTTAGCCAGAGAAGTTGGCTACTCTGAACGCACGTTTCAGCACGGTAAGCAAATTGCTAAAAGTATTCACTCAGAGGTGAAACAGATTATTAAGGGTTCGCCCATTGCTGATAGTCCTACAGCACTGCTGAAGGTGGCTAGGGCTGGGAGTAAGGAACGGATTTTGGCCCAAGAGTCTCACAAGGCTTGGGAGTTAGCCGAGGCGAGGGGAGATGCCGCAGAATCGGCAAAGCTAGCGCAATTGATGCTGGAAGCTAGCGCGAAGCAAAAAGATTTACAGATTTTGGCGTACAAAAGTGCTATGGCGCAACGGGAAGCGAAGTTAGCGCAGAAAAAAGGTCAACGTCAGCCAGAAGTAGCTGCTAGTCATGAACCTAGTGTGAAGGTTGGTGAAGAATGGATGCTGGGCAGGCATTTAGTGTATTGTGATCGTACTGCTAGTTCAGAATTTAGAAACCTGTTACCGTCAAATGCTGCTTTAGCGATCGCTACCCTTTCTCAGACTTGGGAGCATAATTATTTGATAGATGAAGCGCGGGTTGTGGCGGTGTTGCGTTCTGAGGGTCATATTTATAATTTCTATCGCCATAGCCAAATGCCCTTTCAATATGAATTAGTTTTAGGTAATCTTTATGTAGGCATTTTTGCTCACCAATCAATATCTCAGCCACAGACACCAATTAATATTGACGGAGTGGAAGGTATTGTCAACTACTTAATTAATTTGTATACCAATCAGAATAATTTTGTAATTGCACCATTTATGGGAAACGGCGAAATTCTGATTGCTTGTGAAAGAATGGGGCGGATTTGTTTTGTTGGCGATGAAAATCCCCAATTGGTGAATCGGGGTATCATGCGGTGGCAGAAATGGACTGGTAAACTACCTCAGAAAATTGGTTTGGCATCTTCTATAGCTGGGGAGTAG